The following are encoded in a window of Fischerella sp. PCC 9605 genomic DNA:
- a CDS encoding DUF3086 domain-containing protein, with protein sequence MNPEEYQTPQPTDESLEPTKAESSTNEQTENSSVESVVEATTQNSIVDAQSALPIASAEATSPVDEDVAQLDEEAPAQGSQIESKLEDNQPEVQATQRLAELKQQEQDLKAEIANLQASYKILQGQINETQIAMGKLVQESLSQLEQRKQSLQLSIEQLERRQERIRNEMRTTFAGASQDLAIRVQGFKDYLTGSLQDLAAAAEQLQLVSKPKPEPEKSVIKEVKPAEPLPGTPQFAQQQFQDTTKQIRRLIDQYRNKPDYYGPPWQLRRTFEPVHAERVSNWFFNQGGRGALRTMGSRLQNILIASAIISILNHLYGDRVRTLVLANTPERLGEWRRGLQDCLGIGRPDFGPDRGVVLFEAPEAVALKAERLEKSNQLPLIIIDDSEELISLALLQFPLWLAFAPDPKMMRSYEDDF encoded by the coding sequence ATGAATCCAGAGGAATATCAAACTCCACAACCAACAGATGAATCTTTAGAACCAACAAAAGCAGAAAGTTCTACAAATGAGCAAACGGAAAATTCATCTGTTGAATCTGTGGTGGAAGCCACAACACAAAATTCTATAGTAGATGCACAATCTGCTTTGCCCATCGCTAGTGCAGAAGCTACAAGCCCTGTAGATGAGGATGTGGCGCAGCTAGATGAAGAAGCACCCGCACAAGGGTCACAAATAGAATCAAAATTAGAAGACAATCAACCAGAAGTACAAGCAACGCAACGACTTGCCGAATTGAAACAACAAGAACAAGACCTCAAAGCAGAAATTGCTAATTTGCAAGCTTCTTATAAAATCCTTCAGGGGCAAATAAATGAAACGCAAATAGCGATGGGGAAACTTGTACAAGAGTCGCTTTCGCAATTAGAACAACGGAAACAATCGTTGCAACTTTCTATAGAACAATTGGAACGGCGTCAAGAACGCATTCGCAACGAGATGCGAACCACTTTTGCAGGTGCTTCTCAAGACTTAGCCATTCGAGTGCAGGGTTTTAAAGATTATCTCACAGGTAGCTTACAGGATTTGGCGGCAGCGGCAGAACAATTGCAGTTGGTATCTAAACCGAAACCAGAACCAGAAAAATCAGTAATCAAAGAAGTAAAACCCGCTGAACCTCTGCCAGGAACACCACAATTTGCTCAACAGCAATTCCAAGACACTACAAAGCAAATTCGTCGCCTGATTGACCAGTACCGTAACAAACCAGATTACTACGGGCCACCGTGGCAGCTGCGCCGTACCTTTGAACCAGTCCACGCTGAACGAGTTTCCAACTGGTTCTTCAACCAAGGTGGACGCGGTGCTTTGCGAACTATGGGTAGTAGGTTGCAAAATATACTTATAGCTTCAGCAATTATCTCTATACTAAATCATTTGTATGGCGATCGCGTCCGTACTTTGGTTTTAGCCAATACACCAGAACGTTTGGGTGAATGGCGACGCGGCTTGCAAGACTGCTTGGGTATTGGTCGTCCAGATTTTGGACCCGACCGAGGAGTAGTATTATTTGAAGCACCAGAAGCAGTGGCACTAAAAGCCGAACGCTTGGAAAAATCTAATCAACTCCCTTTGATTATCATTGATGATTCTGAAGAGTTAATTAGTTTGGCACTGTTACAATTTCCCTTGTGGTTAGCCTTTGCCCCTGACCCCAAAATGATGAGAAGTTATGAAGATGATTTTTAA
- a CDS encoding RNA-guided endonuclease InsQ/TnpB family protein, producing the protein MDNWLDMLRANYNWSLVDRIDTYQQKFIQGEYCDIKTKSIACPLTCCAVKFGASGESWRDNGKKRSAGEIQITALPELKKARPWYKDIDSTVLQQNIKRLDKAFENFFDGRGFPKFKNRSTMRSFTFTTGVKVDGNKIYLPKLRWMRFYNSRPIPTAFKIKSVTVRKKADGYYVSIRIEDTNVPVFPVKSNSEINTVVGLDMGLGKLVYCSDGSVIDIPRFATNKKTKRLQRILGRRVSRKNKHSHSRRKAQQKLSLFQHRIATKREAHQWQVAKKIIKKADAIALEDLNISGMMKRCKPKYDEKTGRFLPNGRVLNVLCLGQLQMLPGMR; encoded by the coding sequence ATGGATAACTGGCTAGACATGCTGAGAGCAAATTACAATTGGTCGTTGGTAGACAGAATTGACACTTACCAACAAAAATTTATCCAAGGCGAATACTGTGATATCAAAACTAAATCAATAGCTTGCCCTTTAACTTGTTGTGCAGTTAAGTTTGGTGCTAGTGGCGAATCTTGGCGTGATAATGGCAAAAAACGAAGCGCCGGAGAGATACAGATTACGGCACTTCCCGAACTCAAGAAAGCGCGCCCTTGGTACAAAGATATTGATTCAACCGTTCTACAACAAAACATCAAGCGGTTGGATAAAGCTTTTGAAAATTTCTTTGATGGGCGTGGTTTTCCTAAATTCAAAAACCGCAGCACGATGCGGTCTTTTACATTCACCACTGGCGTAAAAGTAGATGGGAATAAAATCTATTTACCCAAGCTGCGATGGATGAGATTCTATAATTCCAGACCAATCCCCACAGCATTTAAGATTAAATCTGTCACTGTACGCAAAAAAGCAGATGGTTATTACGTTTCTATCAGAATTGAAGATACAAATGTACCCGTATTTCCAGTAAAATCCAACTCGGAAATCAATACTGTTGTTGGGTTAGATATGGGATTGGGTAAACTTGTTTATTGTTCTGATGGTTCAGTAATTGATATTCCCAGATTTGCTACCAACAAGAAAACTAAGCGTTTACAACGTATTCTAGGGCGTCGTGTTTCTCGTAAAAATAAACACTCTCATAGTAGACGCAAAGCACAACAAAAACTATCACTTTTTCAACATCGAATCGCAACTAAACGTGAGGCACATCAATGGCAAGTTGCTAAAAAAATAATCAAAAAGGCTGACGCTATCGCACTAGAAGATTTAAATATCTCCGGGATGATGAAGCGGTGCAAGCCAAAATACGACGAAAAAACAGGTAGATTTCTTCCCAACGGCAGAGTGCTAAACGTGCTTTGTCTCGGTCAATTGCAGATGCTTCCTGGTATGCGTTGA
- the plsY gene encoding glycerol-3-phosphate 1-O-acyltransferase PlsY — protein MTIWLSLCGAILLVAYLLGSVPTGYTLVKLLKGIDIREIGSGSTGATNVLRTLGKGPGAFVLCIDSLKGILAIFLVYWVFNFAQSQNLIPPTVNAEVWQSWMVTLVGFAAVLGHSKSIFLGFTGGKSVATSLGILLAMNWQVALATAGVFAIVVAISRIVSLSSIFGAIAVSIFMVILHQPLPYILFGVAAGLYVILRHRSNIERLIAGTEPKLGQKVQVETEESASPAS, from the coding sequence ATGACTATTTGGTTAAGTTTGTGTGGGGCTATTCTGCTTGTAGCTTATTTACTGGGTTCGGTTCCCACCGGTTACACATTAGTGAAACTGTTGAAAGGCATTGATATTCGTGAAATTGGTTCTGGTTCAACAGGGGCAACCAATGTGTTAAGAACATTGGGTAAAGGACCTGGGGCGTTTGTTTTATGCATTGATTCCCTTAAGGGAATCTTAGCAATCTTCCTTGTTTACTGGGTATTCAACTTTGCTCAAAGTCAAAATTTGATTCCCCCAACGGTAAATGCCGAAGTTTGGCAATCCTGGATGGTAACTTTAGTTGGGTTCGCAGCAGTACTTGGACACAGTAAATCAATTTTTTTAGGATTTACAGGTGGTAAGTCGGTTGCTACCAGTTTGGGGATTTTGCTGGCGATGAATTGGCAAGTAGCTTTGGCAACAGCAGGAGTGTTTGCCATCGTTGTAGCGATATCGCGGATTGTTTCTTTGAGTTCGATTTTTGGTGCGATCGCTGTTTCGATTTTCATGGTGATTTTGCATCAACCGTTACCTTATATATTGTTTGGCGTTGCGGCTGGTTTGTATGTAATTTTGCGGCATCGTAGTAATATTGAGCGGTTAATAGCGGGTACTGAACCAAAATTAGGACAGAAAGTACAAGTAGAAACTGAAGAAAGTGCAAGTCCGGCTAGTTAA
- a CDS encoding zinc ribbon domain-containing protein codes for MASLSGKVVFKINPRHSSQECSACHHIDAASRDGEKFICTNCGHVDDANLQAARNIKLIAVNQYRLTLKQIKKVRRDLPEPKQLLLFETPTTESTVAKRRQHHAHRSKRGVPGNLGVQLDLFFQDNNNGTTVPRCESPYF; via the coding sequence ATGGCATCATTGTCAGGAAAAGTCGTTTTTAAAATCAACCCACGCCACAGTTCGCAAGAGTGTAGCGCTTGTCATCATATCGATGCAGCTAGTCGGGATGGTGAAAAATTCATTTGTACCAACTGCGGTCATGTGGATGATGCTAATTTGCAAGCTGCAAGAAACATCAAGCTTATAGCAGTTAACCAATATCGGTTAACTCTTAAACAAATCAAAAAGGTACGGCGGGACTTGCCGGAACCCAAACAGCTATTACTGTTTGAAACGCCCACCACTGAATCAACAGTGGCTAAAAGGAGACAACACCACGCTCATAGAAGCAAACGTGGTGTGCCTGGGAACTTGGGAGTTCAATTAGATCTGTTCTTCCAAGATAACAACAATGGCACGACAGTGCCTCGTTGTGAATCTCCTTACTTCTAG
- a CDS encoding DUF3119 family protein translates to MSTNQTGFETVTTSQAPLSASTVELKPSYNIPVVLVIGAIPLLLVQPWIGGAIALFGLFLMFQAVTLRLQFTATDLDIYRGEKLIRRFPYREWQNWRIFWDRVPILFYFKEVKSIHFLPIIFDPNTLKICLEQRCPRI, encoded by the coding sequence ATGTCCACTAACCAAACAGGATTTGAGACTGTGACTACTTCGCAAGCGCCATTATCAGCATCTACTGTGGAACTTAAGCCCAGTTACAACATACCTGTGGTGTTAGTGATTGGGGCGATTCCATTGCTGTTGGTGCAACCTTGGATAGGTGGCGCGATCGCACTATTTGGGTTGTTTCTCATGTTTCAGGCAGTAACACTGCGTTTGCAATTTACTGCTACTGATTTAGATATTTACAGGGGTGAAAAATTAATTAGGCGCTTTCCTTACCGAGAATGGCAAAACTGGCGTATATTCTGGGACAGGGTTCCGATACTGTTTTATTTTAAAGAAGTTAAAAGCATTCACTTTTTGCCAATCATATTTGATCCTAACACCCTTAAAATTTGCTTAGAACAACGCTGTCCGCGCATTTAG